The nucleotide window CGTCGATGCACCGTCGACCGCTCCGCACGCTCTGGCTGACGGTGCCCGTGGCCCTCGCGATGGGCACACTCGCGGTCGTATTCGGGCCCGCGATGCCGAGCCTCGATGCGTTCGTCGACACGCCAGTCGCGACGACGACGGGCCTCGTCGTCGTGCCAGTGGTGGTGGCGCTGGTGCCGCTGACAGTCCTGCACGAACGGAATCGACGGCGGTCGAAGCGCGTCGCCCAGCGACTGCCGGACGCGCTCGACGTGCTCGCGAACGCCAACGAGATGGGGATCGGCCTGGTCGATGGCTGTGGGCTGGTCGCCCAGTGGGGCGAGGGCCGCCTCGCGACGGAGTTCCAGCGCGTGCGCAACGACCTCGCGTGGAACCACGACATCGAGCGCGCACTGCTCGCGCTCGCGAATCGGATGGCGGTGCCCCAACTCACCCGGACGATGACGCTGATCGCCATCGGGAGTCGCTCCAGTGGTGACCTCTACAACCTGCTGGAGATCGCCGCGACCGACACCCGGTCCCGGGCGGACCTCGACCGCGAGCGCCGCCGGCAGGTCTCGGCGTACGTCGTCATCGTCGTGATCGGCTTTCTCGTCTACCTCGTCGTCATCCTGATGGTGAGCGTGAGCTATCTCGAACCGATCGGCGAACTCACCGCGGGCGTCGCCGGTGGGCCCGACGCCCCCGAGATGTTCTCGGGCGTCGGGGCTGCCCCGGTCGGGACCTACCGAATGTTGTTTTATCACTCGGCGCTCATCCAGGGCTTCGGCAGCGGCCTGATCGCGGGCAAACTCGCCAACGACGACGTCGTGAGTGGCCTGCCGTACGCGCTCGGACTGGTTGGCCTGACGGTCCTCGCCTTCGTGGTGGTGATCTGAGCGTGCGGTCGAGAGTCCTGGGCGCTCGCACCGATCGCGCCGTCTCGCCGGTCGTCGGGGCGGTCCTGCTCTTTGCGCTCGCGATCGCGCTCCTCGCGATCGTTCAGACGGCCGTCGTCCCCTCGCTCAACGCCCAGGCCGAGTTTCAACACCACGAGCGCGTCCAGGTAGACGTCGTCGCGCTGGACGGCGCGACCGACCGGGTCGTCGCGAGCGGCATCGGTGAATCCGTGCCCGTCGAGGCGGGCTTGCGATATCCGCCCCGGATGTTCTTCGTGAACCCGCCGCCCGTGACGGGGACGGTCCGGACGACCGAGCCGGAACCGCTCGCCATCGCGAACGCGTCGGCCGACGGCGCGGCGGGTGCGTACTGGAACGGGACGACCCGAACGTTCGACACGCGGTCGCTCGTCACCATGGCGGAGTATCACGAACACACTGCCGGGGCGACGGTGTACGACTCCTGGTCGGTGTCCAATCGCCTCACCAACGACACTGTCGTGGTGAGCGGCGACAGTGTCGTCGACGGTCGACGGGTGACGCTGACCACGCTCGACGGCGATCTCTATCGGACCTCGACGACGACCGAGACACTCGATCTCGTCCCGACGAGCGCGCCCGCCCGGACGGTGACGGTCCGGGCCACCGACGGGCCGATCACGCTGACGCTCCCAACGGAACTGACCGAGACCCAGTGGACGACCCTGATGGACGACGAGATCGACCGGACGGGCGATCGTACGAACGACCGGTACGTCAGCGAGGTTACCTGTGACCGATCGCCGCCCGATCCCTGCGGGCAGGTGACGATCACGCTCGAAGACGGAGCGCGGTACGAACTGCAACTCGGCGCGGTGGCCGTTGGCGGGAACGGAACCCACGCGACCCCGACCTACGCCGTCGATATCGCGGGTGACGAGACGAGCGTCTCCGAAAACGGCACGCGAAAACTCGTCGTCGAAACCCGCGATCAGTTCGACAACCCCGTCAGCGGCGTCGAGACGACCGCGACCCTCGACGGGCCCGGCCGACTCCGGACGCTGGAGTCCGCGACCGGCGCGGACGGCCGGGCCGCCCTCGTCTACGAGGCCCCCGAGAACGTCGCCGCCACGACCGACGTGTCGGCGACCGTGGGATTCGGCGAGCGGCCTCGCGAGCGGGTCACGTTCGATCTCCGCGTGCTCGATCTGGACGGCTCCGGGCAACGCTCGCCCACGGCGACGATCACAGCCGTCGATGACCGCTCCGCCGGCAATCAGGACCGATACGACGTGACTGCCGACCTCGCGGACGCAGACGGTGACCTCGACCGGGCGGTGTTCGAACTGCGCACCCCCGACGGCACAGTCCTCGACGACGCGACCACTCAGATCGGTGGCTCCTCGGCGACTGTCTCCGAGACCCTGCGCGTGACCGCGGTGGATCGCCACGACGAGTATCGCATCGTCGTCCGAGCGGTCGACGCGGCGGGCCACACCGCGATCGACGACCGTCTCGTGGACGGCAGCGGCTGATCGCGCTCTCACTCCATCGGCTTATCGCCGGCGTCGTCGACGAACTCGGGGCTCCCCTGGAGGATTCCGCGGAGATTCGTCAACGGGTCGCCCACCGTGATTCCGTGTTCGGTGATGTCGAACGCTCTGAGCGTCCGTTCGAAGCCGCTCATCCGCTTTTTCAATACGCCGATGGCCTTGCGCAACTCGCCGTGGACCTCGAGATACCGCAAAAAGACGATGTTGTCGGCGATATAGCTGAGGTTCCGCTCGGTCGCTTTGAATTCGCCGGTGATGTTCGTGACCTCTTCGACGAGGATGACGGTGACCCCCATGTTCTTGAGGTACCGACAGAGGGTGTGGAGCTCCTTCACGAGTTCGTCATTGTCGCCCCTCAAAGAGAGTCGGTAGCCGGCGGTCCCGTCGATCATGACGATCCGGGCATCGCGGTCCTCGACCTCCTCGCGAACCATGTTCGCGAACTCGTCAGAGGACATCGACATCGCCTCGATCTCCTCGAACTGCAGCGTCCCCCGGTCGAACATCTCTGTGACGGGAATGTTTATGGCGTTACACCGACCCGTGAACGTCGCGAGAGATTCCTCGAACTCGAAGATGACCGACCGCTCGCCCCGTCCGGCGGCCTCTTTCATGAACTGCGCACCCAGGGTCGTCTTCCCGACGCCCGTCGGCCCGCTGATGATCGTGATCGTCCCGCGTTCGAGTCCACCGTTCAACACCTGATCGATGCCGGGCACGCCCGAGGGCAGCTGGTCGGGGTCGAACTCCCGGCGGTGCGCGCTCGGTTTCAACTTCGGGTAGACGACGAGACCCTCGTCGGTCATCCGGACTGCGTGTCGCCCACCGTCCATGTCCGAGCCACGGATCTTCGCGACTTCGATCGTCCGTCCTGAACTGGTATGCTGGAGGTTGATCACGCCGTGACTGATGAACTGGAGGTCGTCGTCGGGCGTCATCGAACTGATCTGGGAGGTGAACAGGACGGTCGCATCCTGCTCTTTGAGCAACTGCATGAACCCCGTCACCTGCTTGCGAAACTCCTGGTCGTCACCGATCAGATAGCGTAACTGCGTGACGGGATCGACCAGGACCCGGTCCGGGTCCACGTTCACGACGCGGTCGCGAATCTCTGCGGTGACGGAATCGTCCTCGACTTCGTCGGCCTCGAAGACGTCGTACGACTGGTCCTCGCTGAACACCTCTGCGGTCGGCGACAGGTCGAGAAACTCGACCTCGCTGAGATCGAACCCCAGCGATTCGGCGTTGCGGGTGATATCGTCTTCGTCCTCTTCGAGATTGACGTACAGCGTCGACTCGCCGTTTTCGATCCCCTCGGTGAGAAAGTGCAGCCCCAGCGTCGTCTTGCCGGCCCCGGGTTCGCCACGGATCATGTACCCGCGACGGGGGACGAGGCCGCCGTGGAGGATGCGGTCGAGGCCGTCGATACCAGTCGAGACGCGGTCTGCGCTGGCGCTGTCGGTCATGGGTGGCGGCCGACCGGGTGTGCTGATCCGCGATCGATCGTGTGCTCCATTCCCACACTGTTATGCCGACAGTGACAAGAAGATTGGGGCGGGGTGGGGCGTCTCGGAACGATACCGATCGGACGGCGACCTGGACAGTGTCCCGTCCCACGGTTCGATCTGGACGGTGGTCCTGAGGCCCATCGGCGCCGATCCAGGTGCGTCATGTACACCACGTGCGATGGGTCTCTCCCCCGTGATTCGGTGTCGGTTCGTCCACCGACGTGGGAAGGCTCGATGGTATCCAATCGGGCGGTCGACACACCCGGCGAGTAGACTTATGCCATATTGGGTAGACTACGTGTCATGGCATTCATTCGTAACGATCGGTGTGTTTCGTCGCCTGGCCGCACTCGTGTCCATCCTCGTCAACCGATCGGCGCGCGGACTGGAGAGGGGCGATGACACCGCGTTCGCACGTGCTGTCGGTGGTCCTGGTGGTCGCCGTGGTCGCTGGCGGACTGGCGGTCGTGCCAGCGGCCAGCGCGGCCCAGGTCGACGTCGCGGCGAGTGACCTGCCAGGGTCGGGGACGAGTAGCGATCCCTACCAGATTTCCAACGCCTCGGAACTCCAGGCCATAGAAGACGATATGGGGGCGCATTACGAACTCGTCTCGGATATCGACGCATCGGGAACGAGCGAGTGGAATAGTGGGGCCGGATTTGACCCGATCGGGAACTACTCCAATCCCTTCACTGGAACGTTCGACGGGAACGGTCACGAGATCAACAATCTAACGATTAGTCGCTCTGGGCAAGACCATGTTGCTCTGTTCGGAAGTATTGAAAATTCAATAGTGACAGGAGTAAAACTCGAAAACGCCGATGTTACGGGTGATTTTCGAGTCGGTGTCTTGATTGGATATACAAAGTCTGGTACCGTTTCGGAGGTCACGGCATCAGGGACAGTTCAGGGAAGTAGTTATGTCGGCGGAATCGCCGGATATCATAACGGTGGGGAGGTCATTGCCTCGAACTCGACTGCAACTGTGGTGGGCGGAGACTATTCAGGCGGCCTCGTCGGGATCAATTTTGGATTCGTCAATACCTCGTTCGCGACGGGGGCTGTCGATGGCTCACAAAACGTGGGTGGAGTCATCGGACGAAATCTCGGCACAGTGAATACGTCGTACGCGACTGGGAGCGTGACTGGCACCTCGATGGTGGGTGGCTTGCTGGGCTCCGTCTACGGCGGCACGCAAACCAGATCCTACGCGACTGGCACTGTCTCAGGTGACTCTGACGTGGGCGGCCTCATCGGGTATTTCGACAGCGGAACGACGTCGAACGCCTACTGGGACGTGAACACGACCAGCCAGTCGTCGTCGGCCGGCGGAACTGGCCTCACGACCGCCGAAATGACCGGGACCGGTGCCGATGCGAACCTGGCTGGATTCGACTTCACGACCACGTGGGACACGAATGCGGTGGACACAGCCAACGGGTACGTGCTCCCGTATCCCACACTGACGGCCAACACGCAGGATCCGGCACCGAGCCAGACCCTGTACGCAGGCGGTGCAGGCACTGGCAGTGACCCCTACGACATCGCGAACTGGACCCATCTCGACAACGTGCGCCAGAACCTCGACGCGAACTACACCGTCGTCGCCGACCTCGACGAGACCACGTATGGCTACGATTCGGTGGCGAACGGATCCGCCAACGGCGGGCAGGGCTTCGCCCCGATCGGGAACGCCACCACGGGATTCAAGGGAACGTTCGACGGCAACGGCTTCACCATCGAAAATCTGACAATCAATCGATCGAGCCAAAGCGACGTTGGCCTGATTGGGTACGCTGATACCGGTGGGACGATCACGAACACGAGTCTCGTCGCCGTCGACGTCACGGGGTCAGGGGACGTGGGGAGTCTCGTCGGACACGCCTCGAGCGCCACGGTGACTGCGAGCAACGCGACCGGGGCCGTCACCGGGACCGGGAGCCAGTACACCGGTGGTCTCGTCGGGTACGCACAGTACAGCACGGTGAACAGGTCCTACACGGCTGTGAACGTCACTGGCCAGAACAACGTGGGTGGTCTCGTCGGCACCACTGCCGACGAGTATACAGTGATCGAACAGTCCTACGCGACCGGGACTGTGTCCGGCGACACCTGGGTGGGTGGCCTCGTCGGCGTCAATCGCGGCCCGACGAACGAATCGTACGCGATTGGCACCGTGACTGGTTCCAGTGACGTGGGCGGCATCGCCGGTCTGAATTACGGCACGATGAACGAGACCTACTGGGATGTCAGAGCGACGGGACAGACCACCTCGGCGGGCAACGCGACCGGACTCAGTTCGAGGGCGATGACTGGCCCACGCGCCTCGACGACCATGGCGGGCCTGAACTTCACGGCGACGTGGCAGACCGCCCCAGATAGCGCAACCAACGGCTACGTCGTTTCCTACCCGACGCTGCAGACCAACACACAGTCGCCGGCCCCATCCACGACGCTGTACGCCGCCGGGGACGGTACCGAGAGCGATCCGTACGACATCGCGAACTGGCATCACCTCAATAATACGCGCGAGAATCTCGCCGGCAACTTCACGCTCGTCGCCAACCTGACTGAGACGACCGACGGCTACGACTCGGTGGCGAACACCTCGGCCAACGGCGGTGCCGGATTCGCCCCGATCGGATACTACATCGACTCGGTGGACAACGATCCGTTCGCTGGGTCCTTCGAGGGCACCGGCTACGCGATTTCGAACCTGACGATCGATCGACCGACAGAGAGTCAGGTCGGTCTGTTCGGCGCTACAGGCACCAGCGCCACGATCACGAACGTCACTCTCGACGCGGTCAACGTCACTGGGGACCAGCAGGTCGGTGGCCTCCTCGGAGACAATGACGGCACGATCGACGATTCGGACGTTCGTGGCACCGTCACTGGCGTATTCAAAGTCGGTGTCCTCGCCGGCGAGAACGCCGGTACGGTCCGCGACTCGTACGCGACCGGCGATGTCAGTTCGAGTAATCGAATTGTCGGTGGGCTCGTCGGGTACAACACCGGACCGGTGACGACCTCCTATGCGACGGCGAACGTCACGGGCACCTACGCGGACGACGCCGGTGGCCTCGTCGGACAGAACGACGGCCCGGTGAACGAGTCATACGCTGTCGGGAACGTTTCCACTGGCGGCAGTAACGTCGGGGGCCTCGTCGGGAGCAACTACGCCACGGTGACTGACGCCTACTGGGACGTGAACACGACCGGCCAGACCACCTCGGCTGGCGGGACGGGGCTCACGACGCGCCAGCTTACGGCGAACACCAGCCTCGCCGGCTTCGAGTTTACGAACACCTGGAGCGTCGTGAACACCTCCGCCCAAGTTTCCTATCCGTACCTGCTGAACAACACGCAATCGCCGGCACCGGGCCTCCAGCAGGCGCCACTCTACGCTGGCGGCTCGGGCACTGCGGGCGATCCCTACGAAATCGCCACCTGGGGGCATCTCAACAACACGCGCGAGAACCTCGACGCGAACTACACCGTCGTCGCCGACCTCAACGAATCGACGACTGGCTACGATTCGGTGGCGAACGGATCCGCCAACGGCGGGGCCGGGTTCGCTCCGATCGGCGATTCCAGCACGCCATTTACCGGGACGTTCGACGGCGACGGATACATCATCGCGAACCTGACCATCGACCGGTCGAGTGAGAATTTCGTCGGTCTCTTCGGCAACGTGAGCAGTCGTGGAGCGATCGAGAACACCACTCTGGACAGCGTCTCCATCACCGGTGGGCAAGAGACCGGTGGTCTCGCTGGCCGACTGTACGGCACGGTGAATCGCTCGTCGGTTGACGGCACTGTCGACGGAACCGACTGGGTCGGCGTGGTCGTCGGCACCAACTACGGAACGGTGACCGACACGTACACGACGGGGTCGGCCACGGTGTCGACCCAGGACGTCGGCGGCCTCGTCGGCTGGAACGACGGAACGATCGAGGACTCGTATGCGAATAGCACCGTGACTGGCCCGGCGTCGTATTCTGATTCCGGGACTGGTGGGCTCGTCGGGCAGAACAAGGGGACCGTCGCACGATCGTACGCGACGGGTGGTGTGTCCACCGGCGCCGGTGACGTCGGGGGCCTGGTCGGGGTCAGCTCCGGCACGACGACCGATTCGTACTGGGACGTGAACACGACCGGTCAGGACAGTTCGGCTGGCGGGACGGCGCTGACGACCGCCGATCTGACCGGCTACTCCGCGCCCCACACCACGGCCCTTGACTTCGCGACCACGTGGGCGGTCGTGACCGACGGCGGCACCGCTTCGTACCCGTATCTGCAGGCCAACTCCCAGGCTCCCCGGCCAGGGCTGCGGACGCTGTACGCTGGCGGTTCGGGCGCAGACGCCACTCCCTACGAGATCACCGACTGGTCCGAACTCGACGCGGTCCGGGAGAATCCCGGCGCGAACTACACCGTCCTCGCCGACCTCGACGAGACCACGGCGGGCTACGATTCGTTGGCGAACGGATCCGCCAACGGCGGGCAGGGCTTCGACCCGATCGGCACCGACACAGACCGGTTCCTCGGCACGTTCGACGGCCAGGGCCACACGATCGCGAATCTGACGATCGACCGGTCGAGCGAGGATTACGTCGGTCTGTTCGGGGCCGTCGGGAAGAGCGGCGAGGGAACGGTCGTGGACCTCCATCTCGCGGCGGTGAACGTCACCGGTGACCGCTACGTCGGTGGTCTCGCTGGCGGGCACGGACGCGCAGTCCTGACGATCGAGACCGTTTCTGTCTCCGGGACGGTCGACGGGACCCGGTGGGTCGGCGGCCTCGTCGGTGCCAATCACGGCCTGATCGACACTGCCACTGCGACGGCGACGGTCGACGGGACGCGGTATATCGGTGGTCTCGTCGGGTCGAACGGCGGGACGGTGACCGCATCCGCAGCGAACGGTTCGGTCGAGGGCTCGACCGAGGTCGGTGGGCTCCTCGGAGCGAACGGTGGCACGGTGAACGAATCCCACGCGACTGGCCCCGTCACCGCGACCACTAGCGTCGGTGGTCTCGTCGGATCGAACACCGGCACGGTGAACACGTCGTACGCGACGGGGACGGTCTCGACGCCGTCGGGGAGTTCGAACCCCATCGATATCGGTGGCCTCGTCGGAACGAGCCCCGGCGGTCACGTCGAGCGCTCGAACGCGAGCGGACTCCTCGAGGCCCCGAACGCGACGCGCGTCGGTGGCCTCGTCGGATCGACCGTGGCCGAGGGTGGCCCGAAGACGGTCCTGCTGTCGAACGCGACCGGTGACGTCTCCGGTGGCGACACCGTCGGCGGACTGATCGGGACCAACGAGGGCGATCAGGTCACCGAGAGCTACGCGACGGGTGCCGTGACTGCGAGCAACGACACCGCCGGTGGCCTCGTCGGCATGAACACCGACTACGACGGAGCGAGTCTGTACAATGCGACCGTCTCGGACACCTACGCCACGGGTGCCGTGTCGGCGGGTGGCACGGACGTCGGCGGACTCGTCGGCAACAACACCGTCACGGACGGCGGCGAGAGCGTGATCGACGACTCCTACGCCGTCGGGGCCGTCTCCGGGTCAGCGTCCGTCGGCGGCCTCGTCGGCACGAACGATGGGACGGTCGCCAACGCCTACTGGGACACCCAGACGACCGAGCAAGACAGCTCTGCCGGTGGCACCGGACTCTCGACGGCGGATCTGAAAGGCTCGGCCGCGTCGGAGAACACGAATCTCGACTTTACGACCACGTGGGCCGTCATCTCCGGCGACCAGATCTCCTACCCTTATCTGTCGAACAACACCCAGTCACCAGCGCCTGGCCTGGGAGCTCCCCCAACCGAGGAGTCTGACGACACTGGGTCCAGTCGGACGGGACCGATCGTCATCGAGGATCCCGGCGACCAGACTGACCGTGGCGACCGTCGCGTCGTCCGGTCGAGGGTGGAACGTTCGGCTCCGGATGCGGCGTCGGTGACGGTGCCCGACGGATCCGCAGGAGCGACGGTCTCCGTCGACGGGAGCAACGAGACTGGCGAGGTCGAACCGCTCGCCCGGGCCGGGAACGTCTCGGTCGATGCCCTCGAACTCGACGTCGAGACCGACCGTGATCTCTGGCTGAACGTGACGACCTACGAGAACGACCGACGGCCGATCCGCGCGAACGGATCGAGTCCCGATTCCGCGTCCGCGGTGAGCGACGCGGCGCGAGCGTTCGAATCCGAGACGGGCACGGTTTCGGCGGGCTACGTCGAGGTGGCGCACAATCTGAACGAGGGCGACGTCTCAGAGGTCCGATTTAGCTTCACGCTCTCGAAGTCACGCCTCGACGCGCTCGGTGTCGACCGGGAGAACGTCACCCTGTATCGACAGGGCCCCGACGGCTGGGCCGACCTGCCGACGGAGTTCGTCGAGACGAGTGGCGACGAACACCGCTTCGCGGCGACGACACCCGGCTTCTCGGTGTTCGCGATCGGGACGGGCGCTTCGCAGTTCGAGGTGCGTGACGCCGCACT belongs to Halococcoides cellulosivorans and includes:
- a CDS encoding ATPase domain-containing protein, which produces MTDSASADRVSTGIDGLDRILHGGLVPRRGYMIRGEPGAGKTTLGLHFLTEGIENGESTLYVNLEEDEDDITRNAESLGFDLSEVEFLDLSPTAEVFSEDQSYDVFEADEVEDDSVTAEIRDRVVNVDPDRVLVDPVTQLRYLIGDDQEFRKQVTGFMQLLKEQDATVLFTSQISSMTPDDDLQFISHGVINLQHTSSGRTIEVAKIRGSDMDGGRHAVRMTDEGLVVYPKLKPSAHRREFDPDQLPSGVPGIDQVLNGGLERGTITIISGPTGVGKTTLGAQFMKEAAGRGERSVIFEFEESLATFTGRCNAINIPVTEMFDRGTLQFEEIEAMSMSSDEFANMVREEVEDRDARIVMIDGTAGYRLSLRGDNDELVKELHTLCRYLKNMGVTVILVEEVTNITGEFKATERNLSYIADNIVFLRYLEVHGELRKAIGVLKKRMSGFERTLRAFDITEHGITVGDPLTNLRGILQGSPEFVDDAGDKPME
- a CDS encoding GLUG motif-containing protein, whose product is MNTSYATGSVTGTSMVGGLLGSVYGGTQTRSYATGTVSGDSDVGGLIGYFDSGTTSNAYWDVNTTSQSSSAGGTGLTTAEMTGTGADANLAGFDFTTTWDTNAVDTANGYVLPYPTLTANTQDPAPSQTLYAGGAGTGSDPYDIANWTHLDNVRQNLDANYTVVADLDETTYGYDSVANGSANGGQGFAPIGNATTGFKGTFDGNGFTIENLTINRSSQSDVGLIGYADTGGTITNTSLVAVDVTGSGDVGSLVGHASSATVTASNATGAVTGTGSQYTGGLVGYAQYSTVNRSYTAVNVTGQNNVGGLVGTTADEYTVIEQSYATGTVSGDTWVGGLVGVNRGPTNESYAIGTVTGSSDVGGIAGLNYGTMNETYWDVRATGQTTSAGNATGLSSRAMTGPRASTTMAGLNFTATWQTAPDSATNGYVVSYPTLQTNTQSPAPSTTLYAAGDGTESDPYDIANWHHLNNTRENLAGNFTLVANLTETTDGYDSVANTSANGGAGFAPIGYYIDSVDNDPFAGSFEGTGYAISNLTIDRPTESQVGLFGATGTSATITNVTLDAVNVTGDQQVGGLLGDNDGTIDDSDVRGTVTGVFKVGVLAGENAGTVRDSYATGDVSSSNRIVGGLVGYNTGPVTTSYATANVTGTYADDAGGLVGQNDGPVNESYAVGNVSTGGSNVGGLVGSNYATVTDAYWDVNTTGQTTSAGGTGLTTRQLTANTSLAGFEFTNTWSVVNTSAQVSYPYLLNNTQSPAPGLQQAPLYAGGSGTAGDPYEIATWGHLNNTRENLDANYTVVADLNESTTGYDSVANGSANGGAGFAPIGDSSTPFTGTFDGDGYIIANLTIDRSSENFVGLFGNVSSRGAIENTTLDSVSITGGQETGGLAGRLYGTVNRSSVDGTVDGTDWVGVVVGTNYGTVTDTYTTGSATVSTQDVGGLVGWNDGTIEDSYANSTVTGPASYSDSGTGGLVGQNKGTVARSYATGGVSTGAGDVGGLVGVSSGTTTDSYWDVNTTGQDSSAGGTALTTADLTGYSAPHTTALDFATTWAVVTDGGTASYPYLQANSQAPRPGLRTLYAGGSGADATPYEITDWSELDAVRENPGANYTVLADLDETTAGYDSLANGSANGGQGFDPIGTDTDRFLGTFDGQGHTIANLTIDRSSEDYVGLFGAVGKSGEGTVVDLHLAAVNVTGDRYVGGLAGGHGRAVLTIETVSVSGTVDGTRWVGGLVGANHGLIDTATATATVDGTRYIGGLVGSNGGTVTASAANGSVEGSTEVGGLLGANGGTVNESHATGPVTATTSVGGLVGSNTGTVNTSYATGTVSTPSGSSNPIDIGGLVGTSPGGHVERSNASGLLEAPNATRVGGLVGSTVAEGGPKTVLLSNATGDVSGGDTVGGLIGTNEGDQVTESYATGAVTASNDTAGGLVGMNTDYDGASLYNATVSDTYATGAVSAGGTDVGGLVGNNTVTDGGESVIDDSYAVGAVSGSASVGGLVGTNDGTVANAYWDTQTTEQDSSAGGTGLSTADLKGSAASENTNLDFTTTWAVISGDQISYPYLSNNTQSPAPGLGAPPTEESDDTGSSRTGPIVIEDPGDQTDRGDRRVVRSRVERSAPDAASVTVPDGSAGATVSVDGSNETGEVEPLARAGNVSVDALELDVETDRDLWLNVTTYENDRRPIRANGSSPDSASAVSDAARAFESETGTVSAGYVEVAHNLNEGDVSEVRFSFTLSKSRLDALGVDRENVTLYRQGPDGWADLPTEFVETSGDEHRFAATTPGFSVFAIGTGASQFEVRDAALAESTIEAGETADVTATVENRGGFEASTTIRVTADGEEVTSESMTLDGGESTSVALSFDRPEGEYDVAVANQSLGTLVVEGVATADPDDDPTPGGEGQGGRPLLPIIALVVLVAVAVAVVYRQTDIGE